The Pirellulales bacterium genome window below encodes:
- the fadA gene encoding acetyl-CoA C-acyltransferase FadA produces the protein MNTPVIIDACRTPIGRSHAERGAYRDVRADDLAAHVIRTLVERTQIDPAEIEDVLVGCTQQRDEQGFNVGRMAALLAGMPHAAGGATINRLCGSSLQALAQAAHAIVAGAEDVQIVAGVEHMHHLPMDAGADAINPKLFRTTSKGALMMGLTAEFLAQAYGISREAQDVFALASHEKAAAATDSGEFRAEITPVWGRSETGARTLIVEDQCIRRETSIAALAELSPAFMPQVGTVTAGNSSPVNDGAAALLVMSDRRARELGLAPLVKVRATAVAGVDPAVMGTGPVPAVKTALKRAGLKLADVDLVELNEAFAAQALACIQLLELDPERVNVRGGAIALGHPLGASGARIVTTLVHAMVARDAALGLATMCVGMGQGVAVVLERA, from the coding sequence ATGAACACTCCCGTCATCATCGACGCCTGTCGCACGCCGATCGGCCGATCGCACGCCGAGCGCGGCGCTTATCGCGACGTGCGGGCCGACGACTTGGCCGCGCACGTCATTCGCACGCTTGTCGAGCGCACGCAGATCGACCCCGCCGAGATCGAGGACGTGCTGGTGGGCTGCACCCAGCAGCGGGACGAGCAAGGGTTCAACGTGGGCCGCATGGCGGCGCTGTTGGCCGGCATGCCGCACGCTGCGGGGGGAGCGACGATCAACCGGCTCTGCGGCAGCAGCCTCCAGGCCCTCGCGCAGGCCGCCCACGCCATCGTCGCGGGGGCCGAGGACGTGCAGATCGTCGCGGGGGTCGAGCACATGCACCACCTCCCGATGGACGCGGGGGCCGATGCGATCAACCCCAAGCTGTTCCGCACCACCAGCAAGGGCGCCCTGATGATGGGGCTCACCGCCGAGTTCCTGGCCCAAGCCTACGGCATCAGCCGCGAGGCGCAGGACGTGTTCGCCCTGGCGAGCCACGAAAAGGCCGCCGCCGCGACCGACTCGGGCGAGTTCCGCGCCGAGATCACGCCCGTCTGGGGCCGCAGCGAAACCGGCGCGCGAACGCTGATCGTCGAGGACCAGTGCATCCGTCGCGAGACGAGCATCGCGGCCCTGGCCGAGTTGTCCCCCGCGTTCATGCCGCAGGTGGGGACCGTCACCGCGGGCAATTCGAGCCCCGTCAACGACGGCGCCGCGGCGCTGTTGGTGATGAGCGATCGCCGCGCCCGCGAACTCGGGTTGGCGCCGCTGGTCAAGGTCCGCGCAACCGCCGTCGCTGGGGTCGACCCGGCCGTCATGGGAACCGGCCCCGTCCCGGCGGTGAAGACCGCGCTGAAGCGCGCCGGGCTGAAGCTGGCCGACGTCGACCTCGTCGAGCTCAACGAGGCGTTCGCCGCGCAAGCGCTCGCCTGCATCCAGCTCTTGGAACTCGACCCCGAGCGCGTGAACGTCCGCGGCGGAGCGATCGCCCTCGGCCACCCGCTCGGCGCCAGCGGCGCGCGGATCGTCACGACGCTGGTCCATGCGATGGTCGCCCGCGACGCGGCCCTCGGCCTGGCGACCATGTGCGTCGGCATGGGGCAGGGGGTCGCGGTCGTGCTCGAACGAGCGTAA
- a CDS encoding CHAD domain-containing protein has protein sequence MGYRFATAEPVASGLSRIALEQVDRALGEIADPQLSAAVTVHEVRKRCKKLRGLLRLARPALGRTYQRENRAIRNAARLLSTTRDAAVAVAAFDALVGDSAEEFSPDAVAALRAALAGANHAAESPAGEPLEQFRQHMLELRNRIPAWRMRGKAERAVARGFAEQHRLARQAMHVAFDDPTPERLHEWRKGVKYHGYHLRLVVRVWPRGVKPWIGAATKLGETLGEDHDLAVLAVRVVDAGRQADQATAAARLVELAEDARAQRQAVAREVGKRLFAFRSRDMERWLARLW, from the coding sequence GTGGGTTATCGTTTCGCGACCGCCGAACCCGTCGCATCGGGATTGTCCCGCATTGCGCTGGAACAAGTCGACCGCGCACTGGGCGAGATCGCCGATCCGCAACTCTCCGCCGCAGTCACGGTGCACGAGGTCCGCAAGCGATGCAAGAAGCTGCGCGGGCTCTTGAGGCTCGCTCGCCCCGCTCTGGGACGAACGTATCAACGCGAAAATCGGGCGATCCGCAACGCCGCCCGGCTGTTGTCGACGACCCGCGACGCCGCCGTCGCCGTGGCGGCGTTCGACGCGCTGGTCGGCGATTCCGCTGAGGAATTCTCTCCCGATGCGGTCGCCGCGCTCCGGGCGGCCTTGGCCGGCGCCAATCATGCGGCGGAGTCGCCTGCCGGAGAGCCGCTCGAGCAGTTCCGGCAGCACATGCTCGAGTTGCGGAACCGAATCCCCGCCTGGCGCATGCGCGGCAAGGCCGAACGAGCCGTCGCGCGCGGCTTCGCCGAGCAGCATCGACTTGCTCGGCAAGCGATGCACGTCGCCTTCGACGACCCGACTCCCGAGCGGCTTCACGAATGGCGCAAAGGGGTGAAGTACCACGGCTATCACCTGCGACTCGTCGTTCGCGTCTGGCCGCGGGGGGTGAAGCCGTGGATCGGCGCGGCGACGAAACTCGGCGAAACGTTGGGCGAGGATCACGACTTGGCGGTGCTTGCCGTGCGCGTCGTCGACGCGGGGCGGCAGGCCGATCAGGCGACCGCCGCGGCCCGGCTCGTCGAGCTGGCCGAGGACGCTCGGGCCCAGCGACAGGCCGTCGCCCGGGAGGTCGGCAAGCGGCTCTTCGCGTTCCGCTCGCGCGACATGGAGCGGTGGCTCGCGCGATTGTGGTGA
- a CDS encoding divalent-cation tolerance protein CutA, with amino-acid sequence MATEFCVLATAPSAAEADAIAAALVERRLAACVQIVGPVASVYRWQGRVERAEERLLVVKTTAAAYPQVEAAIRELHSYQCPEIVALPIVAGSDDYLGWLRGEIGDG; translated from the coding sequence ATGGCGACTGAATTCTGCGTCCTTGCGACCGCACCTTCCGCCGCCGAGGCGGACGCGATCGCCGCCGCGCTCGTCGAGCGGCGGTTGGCGGCGTGCGTGCAGATTGTCGGGCCGGTGGCGAGCGTGTATCGCTGGCAGGGACGGGTCGAGCGGGCCGAGGAGCGGTTGCTCGTCGTGAAGACGACCGCCGCGGCGTATCCGCAGGTCGAGGCGGCGATTCGCGAGCTGCACAGTTACCAGTGCCCCGAGATCGTCGCGCTGCCGATCGTCGCCGGCAGCGACGACTACCTCGGCTGGCTCCGCGGGGAGATCGGGGATGGTTGA
- a CDS encoding DUF4430 domain-containing protein, whose amino-acid sequence MLYLMTADPLRTDAALAGGAVRTVDAERWWALPLMLALLVGVVAAFGFWTTGGQFPNTRRPDAQIVPSPSPQGDSVSLAIDFGNGARREFAALPWRPQMTVADLMEAAREFRPGIAYEQQGTGAGAFLTALEGVAGEGAGGRWWQYLVNDRPANDSFGVHELNPGDRVLWRFAAGDEQDELATE is encoded by the coding sequence ATGCTGTATCTTATGACCGCCGACCCGTTACGCACAGACGCCGCGCTTGCCGGGGGAGCGGTGCGCACGGTCGATGCGGAGCGGTGGTGGGCGTTGCCGCTCATGTTGGCGCTGCTGGTCGGCGTCGTGGCGGCTTTCGGATTCTGGACCACCGGGGGACAATTCCCCAACACGAGACGCCCGGACGCGCAGATCGTCCCCTCGCCGTCGCCGCAGGGCGACTCGGTGAGCCTGGCGATCGACTTCGGCAACGGCGCGCGGCGCGAGTTCGCCGCCCTCCCCTGGCGCCCGCAGATGACGGTCGCCGATCTCATGGAGGCGGCGCGCGAATTCCGCCCGGGGATCGCCTACGAGCAGCAAGGAACCGGCGCCGGGGCGTTCCTCACCGCACTTGAGGGGGTGGCCGGCGAAGGCGCGGGGGGCCGCTGGTGGCAATACCTCGTCAACGACCGCCCCGCCAACGACAGCTTCGGCGTCCACGAGCTCAACCCCGGCGACCGCGTCTTGTGGAGATTCGCCGCGGGGGACGAGCAGGACGAACTGGCGACGGAGTGA
- a CDS encoding enoyl-CoA hydratase/isomerase family protein translates to MADPAILSLDFPAEDIAVLSINDPAKGANVLLRSVLHAFEQKLVALSKRPGLAGLVIRSTKPGSFIAGADLREFAASINEPTADVMKLSRQGHELFGRLARAPFVTVAAIEGVCLGGGAELAIWCDRRIMVRDGRTNFGFPEVKLGLLPGWGGTARTPRVIGLSNAIELITGGEPIDADAAWAMGLVSDVVAEHPAGDALLAAAVRLIRAEQTSGDYLRDRERWSQPLPMSDTELAFLAATANAYIQGKTGGNYPAPLAALEAMIGGATVDLPAACAIESEAFGPLWGSPVNRALLHVFFLQDGHKRSANKLAETAPRNVRTAAVVGAGVMGQGIAAANAKRGLPVTLADVSMDAVRRGFAATVNEASYDRKLRGPAPAKVLEISSLVNGTIDDDEVALADFVVEAIYENGAAKRALYARLEPKLAPHAILATNTSTIPVARLASGLAHPERFCGLHFFNPVRRMPLVEVIRGPGASDATIATAVAYALQLGKSPIVVEDGPGFVVNRVLMPYMNEALVLLSEGASIKQIDRAAKSFGMPMGPIELYDTVGLDVALHAGEVMHEAFPDRVVQAPLLSTMVAAGRLGKKAGKGFFDYANPHKPDKASPSAAAQAIVDAAGPGDAAARRKRSGDELADRLVLPMLLEATRILEEGIVASPAELDLALIYGIGFPPFRGGLFFWAGTVGAQAILEKLETFAPLGGRYEPTETLLRVARADGKFYSLTG, encoded by the coding sequence ATGGCCGACCCGGCGATTCTGTCGCTCGATTTCCCCGCGGAGGACATTGCGGTCCTCTCGATCAACGACCCGGCCAAGGGCGCGAACGTGCTGCTGCGGTCGGTGCTGCACGCGTTCGAGCAGAAGTTGGTCGCGCTGTCGAAGCGCCCCGGGCTGGCCGGGCTGGTGATCCGCTCGACCAAGCCGGGCAGCTTCATCGCGGGGGCCGATCTGCGGGAGTTTGCCGCGAGCATCAACGAACCGACCGCCGACGTGATGAAGCTTTCCCGCCAAGGGCACGAGCTGTTCGGCCGACTGGCCCGGGCGCCGTTCGTCACCGTCGCGGCGATCGAGGGGGTCTGCCTGGGGGGCGGGGCGGAATTGGCCATCTGGTGCGATCGCCGGATCATGGTGCGCGACGGCCGGACGAACTTCGGCTTTCCCGAGGTCAAGCTTGGGCTGCTTCCCGGCTGGGGGGGGACGGCCCGCACGCCGCGGGTGATCGGGCTGAGCAACGCGATCGAGCTAATCACCGGCGGCGAACCGATCGACGCCGACGCGGCCTGGGCCATGGGGCTCGTGTCCGACGTCGTCGCCGAGCATCCCGCCGGCGACGCCCTGTTGGCCGCCGCGGTGCGGCTGATTCGCGCCGAACAGACCTCGGGCGACTACCTCCGCGATCGCGAGCGGTGGTCGCAACCGCTGCCGATGTCGGACACGGAATTGGCGTTTCTGGCCGCGACCGCCAACGCGTACATCCAGGGAAAGACGGGGGGAAACTACCCAGCCCCGCTGGCGGCGCTCGAGGCGATGATCGGCGGCGCGACGGTCGATTTGCCCGCGGCGTGCGCGATCGAGTCCGAAGCGTTCGGCCCGCTGTGGGGCTCGCCGGTGAATCGGGCGCTGCTGCACGTCTTCTTCCTGCAGGACGGCCACAAGCGCAGCGCGAACAAGCTCGCCGAAACGGCGCCGCGAAACGTGCGGACCGCCGCGGTCGTCGGCGCCGGGGTGATGGGCCAGGGGATCGCCGCCGCGAACGCCAAGCGGGGCCTGCCCGTGACGCTAGCCGACGTCTCGATGGACGCGGTGCGGCGGGGCTTCGCGGCGACCGTCAACGAGGCGAGCTACGACCGCAAGCTCCGCGGTCCCGCGCCGGCGAAGGTGCTCGAAATCTCCTCGCTGGTGAACGGCACGATCGACGACGACGAAGTGGCGCTGGCCGATTTCGTCGTCGAGGCGATCTACGAGAACGGCGCCGCGAAACGAGCGCTCTACGCCCGACTCGAGCCGAAGCTCGCCCCGCACGCGATCCTGGCAACCAACACCTCGACGATCCCCGTCGCCCGCCTCGCATCAGGGCTCGCACATCCCGAGCGGTTCTGCGGGCTTCACTTCTTCAACCCCGTGCGGCGGATGCCGCTGGTCGAGGTGATCCGCGGCCCGGGCGCCAGCGACGCGACGATCGCCACGGCCGTCGCCTACGCGCTGCAACTGGGCAAGAGCCCGATCGTGGTCGAGGACGGCCCGGGGTTCGTCGTCAACCGCGTGCTGATGCCGTACATGAACGAGGCGTTGGTCCTGCTGTCCGAGGGGGCGTCGATCAAGCAGATCGATCGCGCGGCCAAGTCGTTCGGCATGCCGATGGGGCCGATCGAGCTGTACGACACGGTGGGACTCGACGTGGCGCTCCACGCCGGCGAGGTGATGCACGAGGCGTTCCCCGACCGGGTCGTTCAGGCGCCGCTCTTGTCGACGATGGTCGCGGCGGGCCGACTCGGCAAGAAAGCGGGCAAGGGGTTTTTCGACTACGCCAATCCGCACAAGCCCGACAAGGCGTCCCCCAGCGCCGCGGCGCAGGCGATCGTCGACGCCGCGGGCCCAGGGGACGCCGCCGCACGCCGCAAGCGGTCGGGGGACGAACTGGCCGACCGGCTCGTCCTGCCGATGCTGCTCGAGGCGACGCGGATCCTGGAGGAAGGGATCGTCGCCAGTCCGGCCGAATTGGATCTGGCGTTGATCTACGGCATCGGCTTCCCCCCGTTCCGCGGCGGGCTGTTCTTTTGGGCCGGCACGGTCGGGGCGCAGGCGATTCTGGAAAAACTCGAAACCTTCGCCCCGCTGGGCGGGCGCTACGAACCGACCGAAACCCTGCTCCGCGTCGCCCGTGCCGACGGGAAGTTTTATTCGCTGACGGGGTGA
- a CDS encoding type II toxin-antitoxin system RelE/ParE family toxin, whose translation MAYAVRTPAAEQDLQEIALFIAVEQARPLAAERVVENLVAKCNEYAAHPLIGEARPDLGLNIRCFPAQRWIVVYRPTSEGIEVMRILDAARDYPALFDDR comes from the coding sequence GTGGCCTATGCCGTTCGTACCCCCGCCGCAGAGCAGGATCTGCAGGAGATCGCTCTGTTCATCGCCGTGGAGCAAGCTCGACCGCTCGCGGCCGAGCGGGTCGTCGAGAACCTCGTCGCAAAGTGCAACGAGTACGCCGCTCATCCGCTGATCGGCGAGGCGCGCCCCGATCTGGGTCTGAACATTCGCTGTTTTCCCGCACAGCGGTGGATCGTCGTCTATCGGCCAACTTCGGAGGGAATCGAAGTGATGCGGATTCTCGACGCAGCCCGCGACTACCCAGCCTTGTTCGACGATCGCTAG
- a CDS encoding metallophosphoesterase: MLVIISDLHLTDGTSGSMISPGAFQLLRDRLEDLACGASQRRDGSYRPVDRIDLVLLGDVLDVIRSTRWLESRVRPWDDPAGPAFAAMVARITDDTLRRNAEALGVFRAVAEQGISVPAALADGRMARGAAEPVPVRIHYMVGNHDWFYHLPGAPYDQLRRQVAQHMGLATSPEGPFPHEPWESNELLQTLRRHKVFARHGDVYDPFNFEGDRNASSLGDAIVVELLNRFGVEVERRLGEELPSSVLAGLREIDNIRPLLLIPVWIDGLLERSCPQPAIRKEVKKIWDALADEFLDLAFVRARDTWSPVDIVDGLQKALKFSRRLSVGWASWVARWICQLRGADNSSYATHALGEQDFRNRRAKHIVYGHTHHAETVPLDASYAEGYVLHQAYFNSGTWRRVYEQTQFAPREHEFIAADTLTYLAFFKDDERKGRPYETWTGTLGISPHTTPVYRFDAPETSRASGQPISTPSVPVRAPRFAVPLAPIRPVRAGTAAGGVR; this comes from the coding sequence ATGCTGGTCATCATCAGCGACCTGCACCTGACCGACGGCACCAGCGGATCGATGATCTCGCCGGGGGCGTTCCAGTTGCTGCGCGATCGGCTCGAGGACCTTGCCTGCGGGGCCTCGCAGCGTCGCGACGGTTCGTACCGGCCGGTCGACCGCATCGACTTGGTGTTGCTGGGCGACGTGCTCGACGTCATTCGCTCGACCCGCTGGCTTGAGTCGCGCGTCCGACCGTGGGACGACCCGGCCGGCCCGGCGTTCGCCGCGATGGTCGCCCGCATCACCGACGACACTCTGCGCCGCAACGCCGAGGCGCTGGGAGTCTTCCGCGCCGTCGCCGAACAGGGGATCTCCGTCCCGGCCGCCTTGGCCGACGGCCGCATGGCTCGCGGCGCCGCCGAGCCCGTGCCCGTGCGAATCCACTACATGGTCGGCAACCACGACTGGTTCTATCACCTGCCGGGGGCCCCGTACGACCAACTGCGGCGGCAAGTCGCCCAGCACATGGGCCTGGCGACCTCGCCCGAGGGACCCTTCCCGCACGAGCCGTGGGAAAGCAACGAGCTGCTGCAGACCCTCCGGCGCCACAAGGTCTTCGCCCGGCACGGCGACGTCTACGACCCGTTCAACTTCGAGGGCGATCGCAACGCCAGCAGCTTGGGAGACGCGATCGTCGTCGAACTGCTCAACCGCTTCGGCGTCGAGGTCGAGCGCCGCCTGGGCGAGGAGCTCCCCTCGAGCGTGCTCGCCGGTTTGCGCGAGATCGACAACATCCGCCCCCTGCTGTTGATTCCCGTCTGGATCGACGGCCTGCTCGAGCGCAGTTGCCCGCAGCCGGCGATCCGCAAGGAAGTCAAGAAGATCTGGGACGCCCTGGCCGACGAGTTTCTCGACCTGGCGTTCGTCCGCGCCCGCGACACCTGGAGCCCGGTCGACATCGTCGACGGCCTGCAGAAGGCCCTCAAATTCAGCCGCCGGCTGTCGGTCGGCTGGGCCAGTTGGGTCGCCCGGTGGATCTGCCAACTGCGCGGGGCCGACAACAGCTCCTACGCGACGCACGCCCTGGGCGAGCAGGACTTCCGCAATCGCCGGGCCAAGCATATCGTTTACGGACACACCCACCACGCCGAGACCGTCCCGCTCGACGCGAGCTACGCCGAGGGGTACGTCCTGCATCAGGCGTACTTCAACAGCGGCACTTGGCGGCGGGTGTACGAGCAAACCCAGTTCGCACCGCGGGAACACGAGTTCATCGCCGCGGACACGCTAACCTACCTGGCGTTCTTCAAAGACGACGAACGCAAGGGCCGACCGTACGAAACGTGGACCGGCACGTTGGGCATTTCGCCCCACACGACCCCCGTCTATCGCTTCGACGCCCCCGAGACGAGCCGTGCCTCCGGCCAACCGATTTCGACACCAAGCGTACCGGTCCGAGCCCCCCGCTTCGCCGTACCGCTTGCTCCCATCCGGCCCGTGCGGGCCGGAACCGCGGCAGGCGGCGTCCGCTGA
- a CDS encoding histone deacetylase, whose amino-acid sequence MTLLYASPRFLDHDTGVHPESPRRLKAIARQLTADGWPERCVQPSWEPAGRAEIEAVHTADHLAALCEMAARGGGRPDADTVVSPESYDVALLAAGAVCDAVRRVVAGEDRTALCLVRPPGHHAMPHHAMGFCLLGNAAIAARLAVDALGLERALVVDWDVHHGNGTQAMLYDDPRVGFFSAHRWPFYPGSGDEDETGAGPGLGTTRNLPLHFGISRREYLTRFADALGELADRVRPQLIVVSAGFDAHRADPVGSLGLESEDYIELTRSVQQIAATHAAGRVVSVLEGGYNTAVLAECVSLHLGQLLSA is encoded by the coding sequence ATGACGCTTCTGTACGCCTCGCCCCGATTTCTGGACCATGACACGGGCGTCCATCCCGAGTCCCCCCGCCGGCTCAAGGCGATCGCCCGGCAGCTCACAGCGGACGGCTGGCCCGAGCGGTGCGTCCAACCGTCCTGGGAGCCGGCCGGTCGGGCCGAAATCGAGGCGGTCCACACGGCCGACCATCTGGCCGCCTTGTGCGAGATGGCCGCTCGCGGCGGCGGGCGACCCGACGCCGACACGGTCGTCTCGCCCGAGTCGTACGACGTCGCCCTGCTCGCCGCGGGGGCCGTGTGCGACGCGGTGCGACGGGTCGTCGCCGGCGAGGATCGCACGGCCCTGTGCCTCGTGCGACCCCCGGGGCATCACGCCATGCCGCACCATGCGATGGGGTTTTGCCTGCTGGGCAACGCGGCGATCGCCGCCCGGCTGGCCGTCGACGCCCTGGGGCTCGAGCGGGCTCTGGTCGTCGACTGGGACGTCCACCACGGCAACGGCACCCAGGCGATGCTGTACGACGATCCGCGGGTCGGATTCTTCTCGGCTCACCGGTGGCCTTTTTACCCCGGATCCGGGGACGAGGACGAGACGGGGGCCGGCCCCGGGCTGGGGACGACGCGCAACTTGCCGCTGCACTTCGGCATCTCGCGGCGCGAGTACCTGACTCGGTTCGCCGACGCCCTGGGCGAACTGGCCGACCGGGTGCGGCCGCAACTGATCGTCGTCAGCGCGGGTTTCGACGCCCATCGGGCCGACCCGGTCGGTTCGCTGGGACTGGAGAGCGAGGACTACATCGAACTGACCCGCAGCGTGCAGCAGATCGCCGCGACGCATGCCGCGGGGCGAGTCGTCAGCGTGCTCGAGGGGGGCTACAACACGGCCGTGCTGGCTGAGTGCGTGAGCCTGCACCTGGGACAGTTGCTGAGCGCATGA